The Pseudarthrobacter sulfonivorans genome includes a window with the following:
- a CDS encoding Rv3235 family protein — MYAVTPIRSATVNPGGAAAVPQVPPRTTTAPVVPLRATDEASEILAITRSTVQAAMEVLAGIRPIHQLARRLDPRCLAVLQHRAALIRREQSRSASPSLARLHKNSIVRSVRACEVAPGIYEASAVVVDDIRARAVAVRLERSKQVWRVTEFMVG, encoded by the coding sequence ATGTACGCAGTTACGCCGATCCGCTCCGCCACGGTCAACCCGGGCGGCGCGGCAGCAGTCCCCCAGGTTCCTCCGCGCACCACTACCGCGCCGGTCGTGCCGCTGCGTGCGACAGACGAAGCCTCCGAAATCCTGGCGATCACACGCAGTACCGTGCAGGCGGCCATGGAAGTCCTCGCCGGCATCCGGCCGATCCACCAGCTCGCCCGCCGTCTGGATCCGCGCTGCCTCGCCGTGCTGCAGCACCGTGCGGCCTTGATCCGCCGCGAACAGTCGCGCTCTGCCTCGCCGTCCCTGGCCCGGCTGCACAAGAACTCCATCGTGCGTTCAGTCCGCGCCTGCGAGGTCGCCCCGGGCATCTATGAGGCAAGCGCCGTGGTGGTTGATGACATCCGGGCACGGGCTGTAGCGGTCCGGCTTGAGCGCAGCAAGCAGGTCTGGCGCGTGACCGAGTTTATGGTCGGCTGA
- a CDS encoding LysM peptidoglycan-binding domain-containing protein, translating to MTAATARGLRADAVMAASILLLGFFLCVAGGGMVGRWQLSTARRQGPDLDDLLGAVAVAAGLAIVAWWIFSMVLASAAAVLGRCGRRRAADRAGKFCPAFMRRLAVAALSVQLLSAPLAHAAVPPAGPAWVPTQEVAVQDVPVHGAAIQAQWSPTSGHRQLPEPEGKNPADTGGQTTETPAAAVRPDWRPSPPVPDPGLLAAQPVRAEQGPPAPLSEVTVLAGDTLWDIASRHLGPSASDVDVALHWPRWYEVNKSRIGESPHVLLPGQILKAPSTA from the coding sequence ATGACGGCAGCTACAGCACGTGGGCTCCGCGCAGACGCCGTCATGGCGGCGTCCATCCTCCTGTTGGGATTTTTCCTCTGCGTTGCCGGCGGGGGCATGGTGGGTCGATGGCAACTGTCCACAGCACGCCGGCAAGGCCCGGACCTCGATGACCTACTTGGTGCCGTGGCTGTCGCCGCTGGGCTGGCCATCGTGGCGTGGTGGATCTTCTCGATGGTTTTGGCGTCAGCGGCTGCCGTCCTGGGCAGGTGCGGCAGGCGGCGGGCCGCCGACAGGGCCGGCAAGTTCTGCCCGGCATTTATGCGCCGGCTCGCTGTGGCCGCACTGTCGGTGCAACTGCTGTCGGCACCGCTGGCTCACGCAGCCGTCCCACCGGCCGGACCCGCCTGGGTACCCACGCAGGAAGTGGCAGTCCAGGACGTACCGGTCCACGGCGCAGCCATCCAGGCCCAGTGGTCTCCCACAAGCGGCCACCGGCAGCTCCCGGAACCGGAGGGCAAAAACCCCGCAGACACGGGAGGACAGACCACCGAAACTCCTGCGGCGGCGGTCCGGCCAGACTGGCGTCCCAGCCCGCCGGTCCCGGACCCCGGCCTGCTGGCGGCCCAGCCCGTCCGTGCGGAACAGGGCCCACCGGCGCCATTGAGTGAGGTCACGGTACTGGCGGGCGACACACTCTGGGACATCGCCTCCCGCCACTTGGGCCCTTCGGCTTCGGATGTGGATGTCGCCTTGCACTGGCCCCGCTGGTACGAGGTCAACAAATCCCGGATCGGCGAAAGCCCGCATGTCCTGCTGCCCGGGCAGATTTTGAAAGCACCTTCCACGGCCTAA
- a CDS encoding tyrosine-type recombinase/integrase, with the protein MRIFQAVQVSMGSGAGVWVVVDERYHLIEECRGYALWLAHSGRAVNTQKAYQLRLARFLSWCTETQVAWKSLRFHQLAGYKSFLESQTSSGGRQSGRTVNAHLTAVLTFLRYAVAHGFATESLRATVEQRMAGTVPLKAAEHFRYPRAARLLKAREVSRRPAALSRPQVDRVLETLERPRDRLLVLLMLRCGLRAGEVLGLALADLHMLPDSGHLGCLDPGAHVHIVRRMNPNGAWAKSPHTRSVPLPADVCEVHGAYMAQRYRALGHGQPSALFLSIHGQHPAPLGYPGLHSMLAAVGKRTGIPVRAHQFRHTAATWWARSGVAPDVIMALMGHRSLASTSIYLHPATEDLRGAVEGSLPARETSP; encoded by the coding sequence GTGCGGATTTTCCAAGCGGTCCAGGTATCGATGGGAAGCGGCGCGGGCGTGTGGGTCGTCGTGGATGAGCGCTATCACCTGATCGAGGAATGCCGCGGCTATGCGTTGTGGCTGGCGCATTCCGGCCGGGCGGTGAATACCCAGAAGGCCTATCAGTTGAGGCTGGCCCGGTTCCTGTCCTGGTGCACGGAGACGCAAGTTGCATGGAAGAGTCTGCGGTTCCACCAACTGGCAGGCTACAAGTCATTTCTTGAGAGCCAAACATCTAGCGGCGGCCGGCAGTCTGGTCGAACGGTGAATGCACACCTGACGGCTGTCCTGACGTTTCTGCGCTACGCGGTGGCACACGGCTTCGCGACTGAGAGCCTGCGCGCCACGGTGGAGCAGCGGATGGCAGGAACGGTGCCTTTGAAAGCTGCTGAACATTTCCGGTATCCTCGTGCGGCCCGGCTGCTCAAGGCCCGGGAGGTGAGCCGCAGGCCGGCTGCGCTCTCGCGTCCGCAGGTGGACCGGGTGCTGGAAACACTTGAGCGTCCCCGTGACCGGCTCCTTGTCCTGCTGATGCTGCGCTGCGGCCTTCGCGCCGGTGAAGTGTTGGGCCTTGCCCTGGCTGATCTGCATATGCTGCCGGACTCCGGACACCTGGGCTGCCTGGATCCCGGAGCACATGTTCACATTGTCCGGCGGATGAACCCCAACGGGGCCTGGGCCAAGTCGCCGCACACGCGAAGCGTTCCGCTGCCGGCGGATGTCTGCGAGGTTCACGGCGCCTACATGGCTCAGCGGTACCGGGCCCTTGGCCACGGCCAGCCCTCAGCCTTGTTTCTCTCCATCCATGGCCAACACCCGGCGCCGCTGGGCTATCCGGGACTGCACAGCATGCTGGCAGCTGTTGGCAAGAGAACCGGGATACCGGTCCGGGCGCACCAGTTCCGGCACACGGCCGCTACCTGGTGGGCCCGGTCCGGTGTCGCACCGGATGTCATCATGGCGCTGATGGGACACAGATCCCTGGCATCCACGTCCATCTATCTGCACCCGGCAACAGAGGACCTTCGAGGCGCCGTCGAAGGATCGTTGCCGGCCCGGGAGACGTCGCCATGA
- a CDS encoding site-specific integrase — protein sequence MIKGLCHRHYSRWHHGSEQTGPRLDVEEFAATDKALFPPGKRCASPACGAESSQRASGLCLWHHTMFRKLTKHGIDHAAFIAVERPLDIRYHRHEFSFIDLPPILRTELLLVLQERDRNSYRIMPVTMRRIIRTAMESNARSIHRLLDTEEGRARPDANVIGFLRYAGLLTARWRYCHSGKDMRAEDVWDAAVIALRKDRTSQKICSKGTLDFRNIRVDWLRETAKEYARHFGLAADQIRDVIRTVQVASHALAGRPHGTRPEQLTRTDAKAVVDAYRNLTHENGDQRTDSVKYDYFKLFQRVLREGSDLEPVTRVSARFMFITAEALPKPGPHKNPGRAIPDHIIRILDANLHLLAVDEKYSLPAGRTREFHNLMLQTIYQLLRDLGRRPTEIYSLPRDTLRETDDGQPYIIYDSHKTAEYGLELPVHRSTATIIRTWQETLEKILNIHPDAAGYLFPSPRPYGPQSKTYITPTGFHTNYWRWIDRIRTQAEVRDDPLSPADFLTRERMGLYNWRHTYAQRLSDNSTPPDVIKELMNHKSFTTSTGYIKITRDRQRKAIEIVNSTTIDRQGLLHGPKDYAAYVRESVSTPLGLCTEPSNVKAAGQSCPVRNKCGGCQYYRANLSHLPQIDAHIVALTADLIAAGDIAEPWVHQSLKDEIASYKRMRTALLKEKSRLTPEDNALIDDAVTLLQEIPAAAPPPTPSDGRRMLPLTPVRTPAGQP from the coding sequence ATGATCAAGGGCCTCTGCCACCGACACTACTCCCGGTGGCACCACGGTTCGGAGCAGACAGGACCACGCCTCGACGTCGAGGAATTCGCCGCGACAGACAAGGCCCTGTTTCCTCCGGGCAAGCGCTGCGCGTCCCCGGCGTGCGGGGCGGAATCGAGCCAGCGCGCTTCAGGTCTGTGCCTCTGGCACCATACGATGTTCCGCAAACTCACCAAACACGGTATCGACCACGCCGCCTTCATCGCCGTCGAACGGCCCTTGGACATCCGCTACCACCGTCACGAATTCTCCTTCATTGACTTGCCGCCGATACTGCGGACAGAGCTGCTGCTAGTCCTGCAGGAAAGGGACCGGAACTCGTACCGCATCATGCCCGTCACGATGCGCAGGATCATCCGGACCGCGATGGAATCCAACGCCCGCTCGATCCACCGCTTACTGGACACCGAGGAGGGCCGGGCACGCCCCGACGCGAACGTCATCGGATTCCTCCGTTACGCCGGACTGCTCACTGCACGGTGGCGCTACTGCCACTCCGGCAAGGACATGCGCGCCGAAGACGTCTGGGACGCCGCGGTCATAGCGCTCCGCAAAGACCGGACGAGCCAGAAAATCTGTTCCAAAGGCACCCTGGATTTCCGCAACATCCGCGTGGACTGGCTGCGGGAAACGGCCAAGGAATACGCCCGCCACTTCGGCCTTGCCGCGGACCAGATCCGCGATGTCATCCGGACCGTCCAGGTCGCCTCTCACGCCCTGGCCGGCCGGCCGCACGGAACCCGCCCAGAACAGCTGACCAGAACCGACGCGAAGGCCGTGGTCGATGCCTACCGGAACCTCACGCACGAGAACGGCGATCAACGCACCGACTCAGTGAAGTACGACTATTTCAAGCTCTTCCAACGGGTCCTGCGTGAAGGCAGCGACCTCGAACCCGTGACCCGGGTCAGTGCCCGGTTCATGTTCATCACCGCCGAAGCACTTCCGAAGCCCGGACCCCATAAAAACCCCGGCCGGGCTATCCCGGACCACATCATCCGAATCCTGGACGCGAACCTTCACTTACTCGCCGTCGATGAGAAGTATTCCCTCCCGGCCGGCCGGACCCGCGAATTCCACAACCTGATGCTCCAGACCATTTACCAGCTGCTGCGCGATCTGGGCCGCCGACCAACGGAAATCTACTCACTGCCGCGGGACACCCTGCGCGAAACCGACGACGGCCAGCCCTACATCATCTACGACAGCCATAAAACGGCAGAATACGGACTCGAGCTACCAGTCCACCGCTCAACAGCCACGATCATCAGGACCTGGCAGGAAACACTCGAAAAAATACTGAACATCCACCCCGACGCCGCCGGATACCTCTTTCCCTCACCCAGACCGTATGGGCCCCAGTCCAAAACCTACATAACCCCTACCGGGTTCCACACGAACTACTGGCGCTGGATCGACCGGATCCGCACCCAGGCCGAAGTCCGGGATGACCCGTTATCACCCGCGGACTTCCTCACCCGGGAACGAATGGGGCTATACAACTGGCGCCACACCTACGCCCAGCGGCTCAGCGACAACAGCACCCCTCCGGACGTCATCAAAGAACTGATGAACCACAAAAGCTTCACCACCTCCACCGGCTACATCAAGATCACCAGGGACAGACAGCGCAAGGCCATCGAGATCGTCAACAGCACCACGATCGACCGCCAAGGCCTACTTCATGGGCCCAAAGACTACGCAGCATACGTCCGGGAGTCCGTCTCAACACCGCTGGGACTCTGCACCGAACCCAGCAACGTCAAAGCAGCAGGTCAATCATGCCCGGTCCGCAACAAATGCGGCGGATGCCAGTACTACCGGGCCAACCTCTCCCACCTGCCCCAGATCGACGCTCACATCGTGGCGTTGACCGCCGACCTGATCGCTGCCGGCGACATCGCCGAACCCTGGGTCCATCAGTCCCTCAAAGACGAGATCGCCTCCTACAAACGGATGCGCACCGCCCTCCTCAAAGAAAAATCCAGGCTCACTCCCGAAGACAACGCACTCATTGATGATGCCGTGACCCTGCTCCAGGAGATCCCGGCCGCTGCCCCTCCGCCCACACCCTCAGACGGGCGGCGGATGCTGCCACTGACGCCGGTCAGAACACCGGCAGGCCAGCCATGA
- a CDS encoding DUF6262 family protein has translation MNEQRTAAIDKLIAAKKKESKAKHASVRKAIAKLLAGPELLTVSSVARNAGVSRWLLYNTPDLKTAIATASSQQRKAWAQGSHEAGLTPRDATTELLRLQNRLDTVTRQRDDYKRAVHINLAEELAGRTPDQMAAYIKELEEELIAEREHRAQTESAVTVLEASLQDLDDQLRAAQSINRTMMKQRNETANVLEFAAPATPDKT, from the coding sequence ATGAACGAGCAACGGACCGCAGCCATCGACAAGCTCATTGCCGCCAAAAAGAAAGAAAGCAAAGCCAAACACGCCAGCGTCCGCAAGGCCATCGCCAAGCTCCTCGCAGGGCCCGAACTCCTCACCGTTTCCTCAGTGGCACGCAACGCCGGAGTGAGCCGCTGGCTGCTCTACAACACCCCCGACCTCAAAACAGCAATCGCCACGGCTTCCAGCCAGCAGCGCAAGGCCTGGGCCCAAGGAAGCCACGAAGCGGGCCTGACCCCACGAGACGCGACCACGGAACTCCTGCGCCTGCAGAACCGTCTGGACACCGTCACCCGTCAGCGGGATGACTACAAAAGGGCCGTGCACATCAACCTTGCCGAAGAACTTGCCGGCCGGACCCCGGACCAAATGGCAGCCTATATCAAGGAACTTGAAGAGGAACTCATCGCCGAACGGGAGCATAGGGCTCAGACGGAGTCAGCAGTGACCGTCCTGGAGGCCAGCCTTCAAGACCTCGACGACCAGCTCCGTGCCGCGCAGTCCATCAACCGGACCATGATGAAACAACGGAACGAGACCGCGAACGTGCTGGAATTCGCTGCACCCGCAACGCCGGACAAGACCTAA
- a CDS encoding helix-turn-helix domain-containing protein, giving the protein MAEKRFLALADVSEILNISSAQAYALVRSGELPAIQVGGRGQWRVESRVLEEYISRGYEKTAEYVRSQSSAERGDSAEV; this is encoded by the coding sequence GTGGCTGAGAAGCGGTTTCTGGCGTTGGCTGATGTTTCTGAGATTCTGAATATTTCTTCGGCTCAGGCTTATGCCTTGGTGCGTTCTGGTGAGTTGCCTGCGATTCAGGTCGGGGGCAGGGGCCAGTGGCGGGTGGAGTCACGTGTTTTGGAGGAGTACATTTCCCGCGGATATGAAAAGACCGCCGAGTATGTGCGCTCTCAGTCGTCGGCCGAGCGGGGCGACAGCGCCGAGGTTTAG
- a CDS encoding helix-turn-helix domain-containing protein translates to MPRFLTLADVAEQLQINSPAAYALVRSGELKAIQVGGRRYLGHFCSPERSFAVTAGFRA, encoded by the coding sequence ATGCCCAGATTCCTGACTCTCGCCGATGTTGCTGAACAGCTGCAAATCAACTCGCCGGCGGCCTATGCCTTGGTCCGCAGCGGAGAACTGAAGGCCATCCAGGTGGGTGGAAGGCGTTATCTTGGGCATTTTTGCAGCCCTGAGCGTTCCTTTGCCGTCACTGCAGGGTTCCGGGCCTGA
- a CDS encoding AAA family ATPase has product MSIPVVTVGQAREDVVGGLERLHGPVTVVRRCTELTELLAACQSGLARAAVVADGCEGLTASLVDRLGAVGVAIIALTDDADEAARLRGIGVASALTGVESAALAGRIAEAVAQLTGTARDATFGSGLGDTSAALRQRPADQADVPPASGEGKIIAVWGPAGSPGRTFVAANIAGELAADGKSVLLVDADSYGASIAAVLGLLDESAGIAQACRLADQGLLDADALLKVATPVTTKLGTFRVLTGITRADRWTELRAAALSLVLERAKEVADVVVVDTGFCLEADEELSFDTMAPRRNAATLRTLELADTVYAVGAADPVGVPRLVRGLAELELAVPQASPVVVMNKVRAAAVGRSPERQLKDAWERYGPSSQIAVFLPADSPAADAALLGGSLLLETAPDSKLRHAIAELVCAPVQRSSRSSVFSSTPRRRRKG; this is encoded by the coding sequence ATGAGCATCCCCGTGGTCACCGTGGGCCAGGCCCGCGAGGACGTGGTGGGCGGGTTGGAGCGGCTCCACGGTCCGGTCACGGTGGTCCGTCGCTGCACCGAACTGACGGAACTGCTGGCGGCCTGCCAGAGCGGCCTGGCACGGGCCGCTGTGGTGGCCGACGGCTGCGAGGGCCTGACTGCTTCGCTCGTTGATCGGCTCGGTGCCGTGGGCGTGGCGATCATCGCCCTCACGGATGACGCCGACGAGGCTGCCAGGCTGCGCGGGATCGGTGTGGCCTCCGCACTGACCGGCGTAGAGTCCGCCGCCCTGGCCGGCAGGATTGCCGAGGCCGTTGCCCAGCTGACAGGCACCGCCAGGGATGCAACGTTCGGGAGCGGGCTGGGGGACACCAGCGCTGCGTTGCGTCAGCGTCCCGCAGACCAGGCGGACGTGCCGCCGGCCTCCGGGGAGGGCAAGATCATTGCCGTGTGGGGTCCCGCCGGTTCACCCGGCCGGACCTTCGTCGCGGCCAACATCGCAGGGGAACTGGCTGCGGATGGGAAATCCGTGCTCCTCGTCGACGCCGACAGTTACGGGGCCAGCATCGCCGCAGTCCTGGGCCTGCTGGATGAATCTGCGGGGATCGCGCAGGCCTGCCGCCTTGCGGACCAGGGACTGCTCGACGCCGATGCGCTGCTGAAGGTGGCCACACCGGTCACCACCAAGCTTGGAACTTTCCGAGTCCTGACCGGGATCACCCGGGCGGACAGGTGGACCGAACTACGGGCAGCAGCCCTGTCGCTGGTGCTGGAGCGCGCGAAGGAGGTTGCCGACGTCGTGGTTGTGGACACCGGCTTCTGCCTGGAGGCGGACGAGGAACTCAGCTTCGACACGATGGCTCCGCGCCGGAATGCCGCGACCTTGCGGACCCTGGAACTGGCGGACACCGTCTATGCCGTGGGGGCCGCCGATCCGGTGGGGGTTCCCCGGCTGGTCCGCGGACTCGCGGAGCTTGAGTTGGCAGTCCCGCAGGCGTCGCCTGTTGTGGTGATGAACAAGGTCCGGGCGGCGGCGGTGGGGAGGTCCCCGGAACGCCAGCTGAAGGATGCGTGGGAACGGTATGGTCCGTCGTCGCAGATCGCGGTCTTCCTGCCGGCGGACAGCCCCGCAGCTGATGCGGCCCTGCTCGGCGGCTCGCTGCTGCTCGAAACGGCGCCGGATTCCAAGCTCAGGCACGCGATCGCTGAATTGGTTTGTGCACCTGTCCAGCGATCTTCACGATCCTCTGTATTTTCTTCCACACCGAGGCGTCGCCGAAAGGGTTAG